A region from the Helcococcus ovis genome encodes:
- a CDS encoding phage portal protein, with translation MSILDKLKKGGKYITMLFEKDKLDESIIIELINKHRNSDKIKYMIKGDNYYLGKNDILESINDDKKIKIPHSLFKNLVDEKVSYSFSNTPSLTCENEQIRETITDIIGGDLGYDLESLAYEASKKGIAWVRPYISVNGEFKLFIAKSEQIIPGWKDATHTDLDYLIRVYDSEVFRFGKFKTVTNVEVWFADEVRYYRLDGRQLIKINTDEGHFFKDGAPENWGVVPWVAFKNNKVEVSDLTFVKKLIDSYDLSRSEVANFVDEVRNLIFVLKGYNGESLEEFLRDLKKYRGIKIDDDENAGVSTLNPTMDIAAIKQHYEQIKRDIFDIGQGVNRDLDKFGSAPSGVALKFLFSGLDLKNNQIESEFKRGFNQLIYFVYKYLETKNVSLQKEKIEIVFARDIPLNETEAIQNCNNSRGIISEETIIANHPWVRDVSSEIEKLKKEKEESGELFNTAPTLEEGGDNEK, from the coding sequence ATGAGCATATTAGACAAATTAAAAAAAGGGGGTAAATACATAACAATGCTGTTTGAAAAAGATAAGTTAGATGAATCTATAATAATTGAGTTAATAAATAAGCATAGAAATTCAGATAAAATTAAGTACATGATTAAGGGAGATAATTATTATCTAGGGAAAAATGATATTTTAGAATCTATAAATGACGATAAAAAAATAAAGATACCACATTCATTATTTAAGAATTTAGTTGATGAAAAAGTATCATATAGTTTTTCAAATACTCCATCTCTAACTTGCGAAAATGAACAAATTAGAGAAACTATAACAGATATAATAGGTGGTGACTTAGGATATGATTTAGAATCTTTAGCCTATGAAGCGAGTAAAAAAGGTATTGCTTGGGTTAGACCTTATATAAGTGTGAATGGAGAGTTTAAGTTATTTATAGCTAAATCAGAACAGATTATTCCGGGGTGGAAAGACGCAACACATACTGATTTAGATTATCTTATCAGAGTATACGATTCAGAAGTTTTTAGATTTGGAAAATTTAAGACTGTAACAAATGTTGAGGTTTGGTTTGCTGATGAGGTTAGATATTATAGGCTAGATGGTAGGCAATTAATCAAAATAAACACTGATGAGGGGCATTTCTTCAAAGATGGTGCTCCTGAAAATTGGGGTGTAGTTCCTTGGGTTGCTTTTAAGAATAATAAAGTTGAAGTGTCTGATTTAACTTTTGTAAAAAAATTAATTGATTCTTATGATTTATCAAGAAGTGAAGTGGCAAATTTTGTGGATGAAGTTAGAAACCTTATTTTTGTGTTAAAAGGATATAACGGAGAATCCTTAGAGGAGTTTTTAAGAGACCTTAAAAAATACAGAGGTATCAAGATAGATGATGATGAAAACGCAGGAGTAAGCACTTTAAATCCTACAATGGATATTGCAGCTATTAAACAACACTATGAACAAATTAAGAGGGATATATTTGATATTGGGCAAGGTGTAAACAGAGACCTTGATAAATTTGGTTCTGCTCCATCTGGGGTAGCTCTAAAGTTTTTATTTAGTGGACTAGACTTAAAAAATAATCAAATTGAATCAGAGTTTAAGAGGGGGTTTAACCAATTAATTTATTTTGTTTACAAATACTTAGAAACAAAGAATGTTAGTTTGCAAAAAGAAAAAATTGAAATAGTTTTTGCTAGAGATATACCACTTAATGAAACGGAAGCAATTCAAAATTGTAATAATTCAAGAGGTATTATATCCGAAGAAACTATTATAGCAAATCATCCATGGGTAAGAGATGTATCAAGCGAAATTGAAAAACTAAAAAAAGAAAAAGAAGAATCTGGAGAACTATTTAATACAGCACCTACTTTAGAAGAAGGTGGAGATAATGAAAAATAG
- a CDS encoding type II toxin-antitoxin system HicA family toxin, with protein MKSYNSRELIRILKKNGWVEKGKARGSHLYMINPDKPELGKVTIPQPRDSYPRKTLDSIQKQTGVKL; from the coding sequence ATGAAGAGTTATAACTCAAGAGAACTAATTAGAATACTTAAAAAGAATGGTTGGGTAGAAAAAGGCAAAGCTAGAGGAAGTCACTTGTATATGATTAATCCAGACAAACCAGAACTTGGCAAGGTTACAATACCTCAACCAAGAGATAGCTATCCAAGAAAAACACTTGATAGTATTCAAAAACAAACAGGGGTTAAATTATAA
- a CDS encoding PBSX family phage terminase large subunit gives MEIKIQANPNFKEVNQSKKRYIVMKGSAGSGKSVDTAQNYILRLLQDKGRNLVCIRKSDITNRYSTYAELSGAIYRMFGEKADKYFKVIQSPLKIECRANGNQIIFRGMNDERQREKLKSITFKKGKLTDVWIEEATELTQADFEIIDDRLRGQLPDGQFYQIRMTFNPVSKNHWIKKHFFDFEDKNVLTHHSTYLQNRFIDEAYKERMLRRKEVDPDGYRIYGLGDWGEVGGLILSNWQAKEVSQDLNDYDDVALGQDFGFNHANAILLLGCKDGDIYILKEIYLYNKDTSEIIEYSEGKIPKDVEMFCDSAESDRIKTWKKAGYKAKKVKKEKTTIKKYQATQIDWLKQRKIFINPSCTNTIKEISQWKWKKDEATGEYLDEPVAFFDDAMAALRYGVERWRKAKQGMRILK, from the coding sequence ATGGAGATTAAGATTCAAGCAAATCCTAATTTTAAAGAAGTAAATCAATCAAAAAAAAGATATATTGTTATGAAAGGTTCTGCTGGTAGCGGGAAGTCTGTCGATACTGCACAAAATTATATTTTAAGGCTATTACAAGATAAAGGCAGAAACTTGGTTTGTATAAGAAAGTCGGATATAACTAACCGTTATAGCACTTATGCAGAGCTTTCAGGTGCCATATATCGTATGTTTGGGGAAAAAGCAGACAAATACTTTAAGGTTATACAAAGCCCTCTTAAAATTGAATGCAGAGCTAACGGCAACCAAATCATATTCAGAGGAATGAATGATGAAAGACAAAGAGAAAAACTTAAATCTATTACATTCAAAAAAGGGAAATTAACAGATGTATGGATTGAAGAAGCTACTGAACTCACTCAAGCTGATTTTGAAATTATTGACGACCGTTTAAGAGGACAATTGCCTGATGGTCAATTTTATCAAATTAGAATGACATTTAACCCGGTATCAAAAAATCATTGGATAAAAAAACACTTTTTTGATTTTGAGGATAAAAATGTATTAACTCACCATTCTACATATTTACAAAATAGATTTATAGACGAAGCTTATAAAGAACGTATGTTAAGACGTAAAGAGGTAGATCCTGACGGCTATAGGATTTATGGACTTGGTGATTGGGGGGAAGTCGGCGGGCTGATATTGAGTAATTGGCAAGCTAAAGAAGTATCACAAGACTTAAATGATTATGATGATGTTGCTTTAGGGCAAGACTTTGGCTTTAACCACGCAAATGCAATATTACTGTTAGGGTGTAAAGATGGAGATATTTATATTTTGAAAGAAATATATTTATATAACAAAGATACATCAGAGATTATAGAGTATTCTGAGGGGAAAATACCTAAAGATGTTGAAATGTTTTGTGATTCTGCGGAATCCGACAGAATAAAAACTTGGAAAAAAGCAGGATATAAGGCTAAAAAAGTAAAAAAGGAAAAAACTACAATAAAAAAATATCAGGCAACACAGATTGACTGGTTAAAGCAAAGAAAGATTTTTATAAATCCATCTTGCACGAATACAATTAAAGAAATAAGCCAGTGGAAGTGGAAAAAAGACGAAGCAACAGGAGAGTATTTAGATGAACCAGTTGCTTTTTTTGATGATGCAATGGCCGCCTTAAGATATGGTGTTGAAAGGTGGAGAAAAGCGAAACAAGGAATGAGGATATTAAAATGA
- a CDS encoding type II toxin-antitoxin system HicB family antitoxin: MKDKYVYPAIFDYADDGISIEFPDLPGCLSCADTDEEALYMAEDVLGLWMLNLEEDKEEIPEPSKLNDIKIETNQKTVLISVWMPTIRKAINNKSIKKTLTIPQWLDFMAREKDLNFSFILQEALKKELQISK; this comes from the coding sequence GTGAAAGATAAATATGTATATCCTGCTATTTTTGATTATGCAGATGATGGAATAAGTATTGAGTTTCCGGATTTACCGGGTTGCTTAAGTTGTGCAGATACTGATGAAGAAGCTTTATATATGGCGGAAGATGTCTTAGGTTTATGGATGTTAAATTTGGAAGAAGATAAAGAAGAGATACCTGAGCCAAGTAAACTTAACGATATTAAAATTGAAACTAATCAAAAAACAGTTTTAATTAGTGTTTGGATGCCAACAATAAGAAAAGCAATCAACAATAAATCTATTAAAAAGACTTTAACAATTCCACAATGGTTAGATTTTATGGCTAGAGAAAAAGATTTGAATTTTTCATTTATTTTACAAGAAGCGTTAAAAAAAGAATTACAAATATCAAAATAA
- a CDS encoding terminase small subunit yields the protein MMNKLTIKQKRFADEYIISGNIEQSALSAGYSKNYARKRAHELLANVGVKSYIDERLQELEDKAIAKQDEVLKFLTSVLRNEQTEEVLYGMGEGMQGKTRLELSGKDRIKAAELLGKRYGTWTEKVDVNADIDMELKVRIDYGD from the coding sequence ATGATGAATAAATTAACAATTAAACAAAAGAGATTTGCTGATGAATATATCATCAGCGGGAATATAGAACAGTCAGCATTAAGTGCTGGATATAGTAAAAATTATGCAAGGAAAAGAGCACATGAGCTGTTGGCAAATGTTGGTGTGAAATCCTACATAGACGAGAGGTTACAAGAATTAGAAGATAAAGCAATAGCTAAGCAAGATGAAGTACTAAAGTTTTTAACATCCGTTTTAAGAAACGAACAAACAGAAGAAGTCTTATACGGAATGGGTGAAGGTATGCAAGGCAAGACTAGATTAGAATTATCTGGCAAAGACAGAATAAAAGCAGCTGAACTTTTAGGTAAGAGATACGGAACGTGGACTGAAAAAGTTGACGTCAACGCTGATATTGATATGGAACTTAAAGTTAGGATTGATTATGGAGATTAA